One Vitis vinifera cultivar Pinot Noir 40024 chromosome 8, ASM3070453v1 genomic window carries:
- the LOC100853266 gene encoding unknown protein 1 encodes MADLPVVCTDILKKEEHLLVKPSEKLEEVSVVEFMEDAMAGNGVSLGPITPDTERENGDFPLDFKSPISLVSSPKKLVCNDDPFDCVDPGSPYTPKGDVFDPFAPGPEELAMAPLCKKRLCKPWASVARHLDFSSAIESEEDEIFGSDADTLSDEETLLESVYGSLLEAIVFNQTEEVFSGISSPDSDSDGFKTPTSAPHLNGVAETCPGAPLKPTTKLRIIDKGLCRKLDFNLLDV; translated from the coding sequence ATGGCGGATTTGCCTGTGGTTTGCACAGATATATTGAAGAAAGAAGAGCATTTGTTAGTGAAACCTTCTGAGAAATTGGAAGAGGTTAGTGTGGTTGAATTTATGGAGGATGCAATGGCTGGCAATGGAGTTTCTCTAGGGCCTATTACTCCTGATACAGAAAGAGAGAATGGGGAttttcctcttgattttaagtCTCCAATCTCATTGGTTTCTTCACCCAAGAAACTAGTTTGCAATGATGACCCATTTGATTGTGTGGATCCTGGCAGCCCCTACACGCCTAAAGGGGATGTTTTTGATCCATTTGCTCCAGGCCCAGAAGAATTGGCGATGGCTCCCTTATGCAAGAAACGGTTGTGCAAACCATGGGCCAGTGTTGCACGCCACCTTGATTTCAGTTCAGCCATTGAATCTGAGGAAGATGAAATCTTTGGGAGCGATGCAGACACCCTCTCAGATGAAGAGACACTGTTGGAATCTGTGTATGGATCTCTGTTGGAAGCTATTGTCTTCAACCAGACTGAGGAAGTTTTTTCTGGAATTTCATCTCCAGATTCCGATTCTGATGGTTTTAAAACACCTACTTCAGCTCCTCACCTGAATGGAGTTGCTGAAACTTGTCCTGGTGCTCCTTTGAAGCCTACAACGAAATTAAGAATCATTGATAAGGGGTTATGCAGGAAGCTTGATTTCAACCTGCTTGATGTCTGA